The Longimicrobiaceae bacterium genome contains the following window.
GCTGGCCAGCATCTCGTCCATGGCCGGGCCGATCATCACCACCGAGACCACCGCCGAGGCCAGGCAGAGCGTGCACCATGCGCCCACCACCAGCGGCTGCGACATGACCAGGGCGATGCTCACCACCCCCAGCGGCCCCACCGCCACCCCGAAGAGGATCACGATCCAGGGCATCGTCTTCCAGCGGGCGGTGCCGCCGATCGCGCCGGTGACGGCGTCGGCCAGGTAGCCCAGGGCGCCGAGCGCGGCGTCCGGGACGGGGAGGACGTGGGAGAGCTTGGAGGTGAGCACCTTGCGGCTCCCGTTCCCGAAGAACGGC
Protein-coding sequences here:
- a CDS encoding vitamin K epoxide reductase family protein, which codes for MTEPGAPPGWSYNPSTWGQRLPIVGAAVVGVAIATYLALFQLGVVPTVWEPFFGNGSRKVLTSKLSHVLPVPDAALGALGYLADAVTGAIGGTARWKTMPWIVILFGVAVGPLGVVSIALVMSQPLVVGAWCTLCLASAVVSVVMIGPAMDEMLASMQYVRRERDRGRSTWDVFWHGERDAAPAGEG